The genomic segment GGCCGGACAACGGCCTGCTTGCGGGAGCGGGAGGCGATTTCAGCCGTTGAGATTTTGAAATGGCTGCAAACCAGGCGCTTGATCACCTCGATGGTGATCCGCTTTTTCTGGCTGGCGATGTTGCGCACCACGCTGGCAGCCAACTCGCGGCTGGCGGGCACCCCCAGCAGCGAGGCTTTGGTGCAAACGCTGTGGAGCCCGCTTTCCAGTTGGCGCACGTTGTCCTGCAGCTCGTCTGCCAGATAATCGATCACCTCGTCGGCAATATGGTAGCCCTGGGCCTGGCATTTTTGCTTCAGAATCCGGACCCGGGTGCGGAAATCCGGGGATTCGATGCTGGAAATCAGGCCCGAGGAAAACCGCGAGGTCAGCTTGCCGTCCATCTTGGGAATGTCGGAGGGCAGGTAGGAGCTGGTGAAGATCAATTTCTTGCCGGCATCAAAAAGCGTGTCCAGGGTCAGCGCCAGTTCCACCTGGGTGCGCTCTTTGCCGCTGAGAAAGTGAATGTCTTCCAGCAGCAGCACATCGCAGCGCTGGCGATATTTCTCCTTGAAGGTCACGATGCTGCCCTGGCGCAGGGAATGCACCATTTCATTGGCGAAGTCCTCGGCGGTGATATAGAAGACCCGGTCGCCGGGAAACTGATGCAGGATGTGGTGGCCGATGGCCTGGGAGAGATGGCTTTTGCCCATCCCGGTTTGGGAAAGCAGATACAGGCTGTTTTGGACGTTGGATTTGCGGCTGGCCATGGACAGCGAGGCGCTGTAGGCGAAATCGTTGTTTTCTCCGACCACGAATTGGTCGAAGGTGAAATCCTTGCGCAGATAGCGCCCGCTGTAAGGGCAGAAGTTCAGACTGGGCAAGGGCCGCTGGGGGTCCAGGGCAAAGGGCGCGCTTTCAAGGAGCGGGCGGCCGCCGTTTCCGTTGACCACCTCCAGCGAAAGGCGCAGCGTTTCCCCACTGGCACGACTGAATTCGACTTCGATCAGCTCCCGGTAAAGGTCCCAGATGCGCTTGCGGGAAAAATTGTTGGGGCACGCCAACACCACGGTGTCAGCCTCCCGGCGAATGAATTTGAGTGGCTCCAACCACATCCGGAAAAAATGACCTGGGATTTTACCTCTGATGTCCGCCTTGATCGTGCTCCAAATGGATTCCATGCCGTTAGTCTCAAAAAAAAGGAAAAAGGGATCGGACCGGTAGGCCGGGGGGTCCCGACAGACCGTAAAAAATCGAAAGATTTAGCGGTTTGGGTGAATTAAACAGATATTTAAAGCTTGGGACAGATGGTGCCGAAAAGATGCCCGCTACCTAAATCGAAACCCGGCGGACTGTCAAACCGAATGGATTCCGGTTGCCAAAGCTTTGTTAGGAAGTTATTAACATTTTATAAAGTTTTGAAATCTATATTTTTTTAATTCGAAAATGCCCCAACCCCCCTTAAATACACCTAATTTTTATTTAGATTTTTTTTTAAGGATTTTAAGCAGATCCACCGTGCTCGATTTTTTTTGGACAATTATAAAAACTTTTAATTTCTGCGTTTTTCTCGTTTTTACTTCAATAATTAAAATTCAATCCTCAGCCGCGACAGCCTATCCGACCTCGCCGGCGGGCCGGGCAATTTGCCCGATTTGTTTGTAAATCCGACTGCTTTGAGATAATAAGTATAAGGTCAAGGTTTGCCTGTGGCCGGCCGTTGGGCCGCAGCTGCTGCCCGGCGTCGCCGTGGGCCGGTGGTTCGCGGCGACGCGGTTTCACCTGGGCAGGACTTTGCGCCGCCTCGGCGGACCCCCTTCAGCCACAGGACCCCGCAGCCTGGGAAGAGCAGCAGCAGATGACATCCGAGCAGATCGTCGTGCGCGGTGCACGCCAGCACAATCTCAAAAACATCGACCTCGCCCTGCCCAAGAACCGGTTGATCGTCATCACCGGGCTTTCGGGCTCGGGCAAATCCTCGCTGGCCTTTGACACCCTGTATGCCGAGGGGCAGCGACGCT from the Desulfobacteraceae bacterium genome contains:
- the dnaA gene encoding chromosomal replication initiator protein DnaA, yielding MESIWSTIKADIRGKIPGHFFRMWLEPLKFIRREADTVVLACPNNFSRKRIWDLYRELIEVEFSRASGETLRLSLEVVNGNGGRPLLESAPFALDPQRPLPSLNFCPYSGRYLRKDFTFDQFVVGENNDFAYSASLSMASRKSNVQNSLYLLSQTGMGKSHLSQAIGHHILHQFPGDRVFYITAEDFANEMVHSLRQGSIVTFKEKYRQRCDVLLLEDIHFLSGKERTQVELALTLDTLFDAGKKLIFTSSYLPSDIPKMDGKLTSRFSSGLISSIESPDFRTRVRILKQKCQAQGYHIADEVIDYLADELQDNVRQLESGLHSVCTKASLLGVPASRELAASVVRNIASQKKRITIEVIKRLVCSHFKISTAEIASRSRKQAVVRPRQIAFYLARNYTDLPLQAIGKSFNRYHATVLHSIGIIERGIKENSAMQQQVAFFCKRLESGKF